In the Hordeum vulgare subsp. vulgare chromosome 7H, MorexV3_pseudomolecules_assembly, whole genome shotgun sequence genome, one interval contains:
- the LOC123409865 gene encoding protein GLUTAMINE DUMPER 6-like, translating into MRTIREGDALVGVAGPPAGIGHGAHPGLWRTPTPYIFIGFGLMMGLIAVALLVLVCTRRKPSGSSRRGSAAEDASARGISMVPLDREPKVVVIMAGDDLPSFLASATPFAFPDAVEPPR; encoded by the coding sequence ATGAGGACGATCAGAGAAGGCGATGCGCTGGTGGGAGTCGCCGGGCCGCCGGCGGGGATCGGCCACGGCGCGCACCCGGGGCTGTGGAGGACGCCGACGCCGTACATCTTCATCGGCTTCGGGCTCATGATGGGGCTCATCGCGGTGGCGCTGCTGGTGCTCGTCTGCACGCGACGCAAGCCGTCCGGCTCGTCGCGCCGGGGGAGCGCCGCCGAGGACGCGTCGGCGCGCGGGATATCGATGGTGCCGCTCGACAGGGAGCCCAAGGTCGTCGTCATCATGGCCGGCGACGACTTGCCGTCCTTCCTCGCCAGCGCCACGCCGTTCGCGTTCCCCGACGCCGTCGAGCCGCCCCGCTAG